In Mycoplasma sp. Mirounga ES2805-ORL, a single window of DNA contains:
- a CDS encoding DNA-processing protein DprA: protein MKELLVYFSYLYEGNLSKINKALLNKEKVSNERIEEVLTILKIKNIKYLTILDDKYPFFLKEYKYSPLVFFYRGNINLINNRLACLTGDIINELTLKNLHKSLNKLIYTHNFISSGFKNLEQEILNFYRKYKKPVIHLLAFGHDFFNDYKDFENELYISVYPPSTNPKLQRFKDRNNLASMLAEFLIIYNSKHDSGIINLATAFANNNKDVYCYPSSNYNDGNTFLIKSGANLITHVADINFY from the coding sequence ATGAAAGAGCTATTAGTTTATTTTAGTTATCTTTATGAAGGCAATTTATCAAAGATAAACAAAGCATTGCTAAATAAAGAGAAAGTATCAAATGAACGAATTGAAGAAGTTTTAACTATTTTAAAAATAAAGAATATAAAATATCTAACAATATTAGATGATAAGTATCCTTTTTTTCTAAAGGAATATAAATATTCTCCTTTAGTATTTTTTTATAGAGGAAATATTAATCTTATTAATAATAGACTTGCATGTTTAACAGGAGATATAATTAATGAATTAACATTGAAAAATTTGCATAAATCGTTAAATAAATTGATTTATACGCACAACTTCATTTCTAGTGGTTTTAAAAATTTAGAGCAAGAAATATTAAACTTTTATCGTAAATACAAAAAACCAGTAATTCATCTTTTAGCTTTTGGACATGATTTTTTTAATGATTACAAGGATTTTGAAAATGAACTTTATATATCTGTCTATCCCCCTAGCACCAATCCAAAGTTACAAAGATTTAAAGATAGAAATAATTTAGCAAGTATGCTAGCTGAATTTTTAATAATCTATAATTCAAAACACGATAGTGGAATAATTAATTTGGCAACAGCATTTGCCAATAACAATAAAGATGTTTATTGTTATCCTAGTTCAAATTATAATGATGGAAACACTTTTTTGATAAAGTCAGGAGCAAATCTAATTACACATGTTGCGGACATAAATTTTTACTAA
- the dnaK gene encoding molecular chaperone DnaK produces MAKEVVLGIDLGTTNSVAAIVENGQPVILENYNGKRTTPSVVAFKDGEIIVGDNAKNQIETNPDTIASIKRLIGTNKKVKANGKEYTPEQISAMILEHLKKYAEEKVGHKIEKAVITVPAYFDNAQREATKTAGKIAGLDVLRIINEPTAAALSFGLDKTEDEKKVLVFDLGGGTFDVSILELAEGTFKVLSTSGDNRLGGDDWDNEVVSWLVDQIKSKYKIDITKTKMAMARLKTAAEKAKIDLSSSKKASIILPFLAQTSSGEPVNVDLELTRAEFEHMTEKLVERCKKPIQTALKDAKLKLSEINDVLLVGGSTRIPAVQELVKEMLGTSPNKTVNPDEVVASGAAIQGAVLAGDIDDILLVDVTPLTLSIETAGGIATPMISKNTAIPANKSQIFTTYSDNQTDVTIKIVQGERPLAIQNKSLGQFNLSGIRPARSGEPQIEVTFSIDANGIVKVSAKDKDTGKEQSITIKNSSKLTEEEIKKMIEEAEKNREADAEKAQHIEIINRATAVVVKLKKLLDEHAETFNEEQVTELETKIKEIEEWIQAKEIDKLRDMLIEIDDYISQINATVSGGENPDAPADEFVDVDEETVEEEF; encoded by the coding sequence ATGGCGAAAGAAGTTGTATTAGGAATTGACTTAGGAACAACAAACTCTGTTGCTGCTATAGTTGAAAATGGACAACCGGTTATTCTTGAAAACTATAACGGTAAGAGAACTACACCTAGTGTTGTAGCATTTAAAGATGGGGAAATTATTGTTGGTGATAATGCTAAAAACCAAATTGAAACTAACCCAGATACCATCGCATCTATTAAAAGATTAATTGGTACAAACAAAAAAGTTAAAGCAAATGGTAAGGAATATACACCCGAACAAATTTCGGCTATGATTCTTGAACACCTTAAAAAATATGCAGAAGAAAAAGTTGGACACAAAATTGAAAAAGCAGTTATTACTGTTCCTGCATATTTTGATAATGCACAACGTGAAGCAACTAAAACCGCTGGTAAAATAGCTGGTTTAGATGTGTTGCGTATTATTAATGAACCAACCGCTGCTGCTTTATCATTCGGTTTAGATAAAACTGAAGATGAAAAGAAAGTACTTGTATTTGACTTAGGTGGTGGTACATTTGACGTTTCTATATTAGAATTAGCAGAAGGAACATTTAAAGTTCTTTCTACATCAGGGGACAATAGACTTGGTGGTGATGACTGAGATAACGAAGTTGTTAGCTGATTAGTTGATCAAATTAAATCAAAATACAAAATTGATATTACAAAAACAAAAATGGCTATGGCTCGTTTAAAAACAGCTGCTGAAAAAGCAAAAATAGATTTATCTTCATCTAAGAAAGCAAGTATTATCCTTCCTTTCTTAGCTCAAACATCTTCTGGCGAACCAGTTAATGTTGACTTAGAATTAACACGTGCTGAATTTGAACATATGACTGAAAAACTAGTTGAAAGATGTAAAAAACCTATTCAAACAGCACTTAAAGACGCAAAATTGAAATTATCTGAAATCAATGATGTTCTTTTAGTGGGTGGTTCTACACGTATTCCAGCTGTTCAAGAGTTAGTTAAAGAAATGTTAGGAACTTCTCCAAATAAAACAGTTAACCCTGATGAAGTTGTTGCTTCAGGTGCAGCTATCCAAGGTGCTGTATTAGCTGGTGATATTGATGATATTCTTCTTGTCGATGTTACACCTCTAACATTAAGTATTGAAACTGCTGGTGGTATTGCAACACCTATGATTTCAAAAAATACAGCTATTCCTGCAAATAAATCACAAATATTTACAACATATTCTGATAATCAAACAGATGTAACAATTAAAATTGTTCAAGGTGAAAGACCTTTAGCAATCCAAAATAAATCATTAGGTCAATTTAATTTATCAGGAATTAGACCTGCTAGATCAGGTGAACCTCAAATCGAAGTTACATTTAGCATTGATGCTAACGGTATTGTTAAGGTTTCTGCTAAAGATAAAGATACAGGTAAAGAACAAAGTATTACAATCAAGAACTCTTCAAAACTTACTGAAGAAGAAATTAAAAAAATGATTGAAGAAGCAGAAAAGAACAGAGAAGCTGATGCTGAAAAAGCACAACACATTGAAATTATTAATAGAGCAACAGCAGTTGTCGTTAAATTGAAGAAATTATTAGATGAACACGCTGAAACATTTAATGAAGAACAAGTTACTGAACTTGAAACAAAGATAAAAGAAATTGAAGAATGAATTCAAGCAAAAGAAATTGACAAATTAAGAGATATGTTAATCGAAATAGATGATTATATTTCACAAATTAATGCAACAGTAAGTGGAGGAGAAAACCCTGATGCCCCTGCTGATGAATTTGTTGATGTTGATGAAGAAACTGTTGAAGAAGAATTCTAA
- a CDS encoding transglutaminase domain-containing protein: MKLNIFKKMGFITPLVGSILILVSCNNNSAKEKLDPDVKENNGFIFEKVENESKTKPIFTENNNKFQVDSHGIYRSKNPKSISLQSKFTKRFHDIFGNSDNLLSITPKELSGEKASLWNEGINLFKKLEDIFSQNILIYYDYKDFEYFKKSLEEFLNAQEKTPSIASGESTHFRSLYKDFFENPTQQKIQKWINACSPSGIKYLKTVVYKQINEFIDYQLRNRDLVFDISKGYKPNLENLLFIEEGKTEEIKKVRRELVETGFSAAKFQPGDFYVENLIKIARKKYPSNQLEYGTGENSYYDAVITKIWYDYAGSWGAFSGVGASYEHGEWNEIVLDKNYNLLSVPFPNRFSSVEYKEIKLWLLDVIPQIISNDFSDEQKIRAIHNFICHRIKYAINEFNADPRGINWRIRNPYAIVDGQDYKGVCETYSRTFNLFTTFINMKSNYVIGNAFHAGGNVEPHAWSNVWLENKQKWVYLDLTWDDNNKGKDMDKYGNKEIIPFNYEFYLQDWRPFITDRFSGRLQRDIWPLLRQQEYMTKASREQFHYPLPNRYEVGHRF; this comes from the coding sequence ATGAAATTGAATATTTTTAAAAAGATGGGTTTTATTACCCCTTTGGTAGGATCTATTTTAATATTAGTATCTTGTAATAATAATTCAGCAAAAGAAAAACTAGATCCAGATGTTAAAGAAAATAATGGTTTTATCTTTGAGAAAGTTGAAAATGAAAGCAAAACCAAGCCAATTTTTACTGAAAATAACAATAAGTTTCAAGTAGATTCTCATGGAATTTATAGGTCAAAGAATCCAAAATCCATTAGTTTGCAAAGTAAATTTACTAAAAGATTTCACGATATTTTCGGAAATAGTGATAATTTATTATCCATAACTCCTAAAGAGCTATCTGGAGAAAAAGCTTCTTTGTGAAATGAAGGCATTAACTTATTTAAAAAACTTGAAGACATTTTTTCGCAAAACATTTTAATTTATTATGACTATAAAGATTTTGAATATTTTAAAAAATCTCTTGAAGAATTTTTAAATGCACAAGAGAAAACACCATCTATAGCTAGTGGAGAGTCAACTCATTTTAGATCTTTATACAAGGACTTTTTTGAAAACCCTACTCAACAAAAAATACAAAAATGAATAAATGCATGCAGTCCTAGTGGTATTAAATATTTAAAAACAGTTGTTTATAAACAAATTAATGAATTTATAGATTATCAATTAAGAAATAGGGATTTAGTTTTTGATATATCTAAAGGATATAAACCTAATTTAGAAAATTTACTATTTATTGAAGAGGGCAAAACTGAAGAAATTAAAAAAGTTAGACGTGAGTTAGTGGAAACTGGATTTTCGGCTGCTAAATTTCAACCTGGTGATTTCTATGTTGAAAACTTAATCAAAATAGCAAGAAAGAAATACCCCTCAAACCAACTAGAGTATGGTACAGGTGAAAACTCATACTATGATGCTGTTATTACTAAAATATGATATGACTACGCAGGTAGTTGAGGGGCCTTTTCAGGAGTTGGTGCAAGCTATGAACATGGTGAATGAAATGAGATAGTTCTTGATAAAAACTATAATTTATTAAGTGTTCCCTTTCCAAATAGATTCAGCTCTGTCGAATATAAAGAAATTAAATTATGACTATTAGATGTAATACCTCAAATTATTTCAAATGATTTTAGTGATGAGCAGAAAATTAGAGCTATTCACAATTTTATTTGCCATAGAATCAAATACGCTATTAATGAATTTAATGCTGATCCAAGAGGTATAAATTGAAGAATTAGAAATCCTTACGCGATAGTTGATGGTCAAGATTATAAAGGCGTTTGTGAAACTTATTCAAGAACATTTAATTTATTTACAACATTTATTAATATGAAATCTAACTATGTTATAGGGAACGCATTTCACGCTGGTGGCAATGTTGAACCACATGCTTGATCTAATGTTTGATTAGAAAATAAACAAAAATGAGTATATCTCGATTTAACATGAGATGATAATAACAAAGGCAAGGATATGGATAAATACGGTAATAAAGAAATTATTCCATTCAACTATGAATTCTACCTTCAAGATTGAAGACCTTTTATAACTGATAGATTCAGCGGAAGACTTCAAAGAGATATTTGACCTTTATTGAGACAACAAGAATATATGACTAAAGCATCGAGAGAACAATTTCACTACCCTTTACCAAATCGCTATGAAGTTGGCCACAGATTTTAA